The Vibrio gallaecicus genome contains a region encoding:
- the map gene encoding type I methionyl aminopeptidase codes for MAVKIKTADEIAKMRVAGKLAAEILEMIEPHIQVGTTTEELNTICHEYALAKGAYSAPLDYHGFPKSICTSINHVVCHGIPASQDEMGSNGQLKPAVLKDGDILNVDITVIVPDDENADLSVRPQGFHGDTSKMFLVGEVSPANKRLCMVAQEALYEGMRQVKPGVQLGKVGTAIEKYIKTNNKNNPRAKFSIVKDYCGHGIGSEFHEDPQVVHYKNNDRTVLKAGMCFTIEPMINAGKFGCSLDDEDNWTVYTGDSKNSAQWEHTLVVTETGCEVLTLRSDDAIPRIMKNV; via the coding sequence ATGGCTGTAAAAATTAAAACTGCTGATGAAATAGCAAAGATGCGCGTTGCTGGCAAGCTTGCCGCTGAAATCCTAGAAATGATTGAACCTCACATCCAAGTGGGTACAACAACAGAGGAACTGAACACGATCTGTCACGAGTACGCACTAGCAAAAGGCGCATACTCAGCACCACTTGACTATCATGGTTTCCCTAAATCAATCTGCACATCTATTAACCACGTTGTTTGCCATGGCATTCCTGCATCACAAGATGAAATGGGCAGCAATGGTCAGTTGAAACCAGCGGTTTTAAAAGACGGCGATATTCTTAACGTCGACATCACGGTGATTGTTCCTGATGACGAGAATGCAGATCTTAGCGTTCGCCCACAAGGCTTCCACGGTGACACGTCAAAAATGTTCTTAGTTGGTGAAGTTTCTCCTGCAAACAAACGTCTATGTATGGTGGCACAAGAAGCGCTTTATGAAGGCATGCGCCAAGTAAAACCAGGAGTACAACTGGGTAAAGTTGGTACAGCAATTGAGAAATACATAAAAACAAATAACAAGAACAACCCAAGAGCGAAGTTCTCAATTGTTAAAGATTACTGTGGTCATGGTATTGGTTCTGAATTTCATGAGGATCCTCAGGTTGTTCACTACAAAAACAATGACCGCACTGTGTTAAAAGCAGGCATGTGTTTCACCATTGAGCCAATGATTAATGCAGGTAAATTCGGTTGCAGCCTAGACGATGAAGATAACTGGACAGTCTACACTGGCGACAGCAAGAACTCGGCGCAATGGGAACACACTTTAGTTGTCACTGAAACTGGCTGTGAAGTGCTGACTTTACGCAGTGATGACGCGATTCCACGCATCATGAAAAACGTATAA